CGACTGGTTGTCTTCTGCACAAGTCAGGTAGACGAGAGTCGTTTCAGTGGCCTGTACTGCCGGTAACTGGTCGGACGCCTAGGGCGTCGGACCGGCAGGCGTCCGCGGACGGTAAGAATTTGCTAGGCTATCCTTCGTGTGATTGGTAGCTACAGTCTAAAAATGAGAAGGTCTGCTTTCCGTGCGGAAAGCAGACCTTTGTATAGCTCTCTGAATTGTAAGTTGTTAGCTGACAGCTAAACCTTAAAACTCTGGCGTTGGAACAGGAGTGGGGGGTAACGGATGACCTGGCTGACCGGCGGGCTGTCCTTGCATGGGCGTCACGTTAATGGCTTCCACGGAGCGAATCTCAGGTACGGCTTTCTTTACTGATTCCTCTACCCCAGCTTTCAGCGTCATTGGCGACATAGGGCAGGTGCCACACGCACCGAGCAGCTCCAGTCGAAGCACCATATCATCCGTGATATCGAGCACGCGCACGTTGCCCCCGTCTGCCGCCAGATAGGGGCGGATGCCATCCAGCGCCTGCTCGATGCGGGATAACAGAGGATGATCTTCTACGACTGCGGGATACGACATGAGGTGATGAATAATGTGCTGGTAAGTGGGAATTGGCTGATCTGCTGCTGAGTAACTACTTAACAAATCAGAATGTTAAACTTTGCCAGAATGAACCGATCTGCTGGGGCTTTGAGGTACGAGTTTAGGTATTTATTCCTGAACTACTCTGCG
This Hymenobacter sp. GOD-10R DNA region includes the following protein-coding sequences:
- a CDS encoding NifU family protein translates to MSYPAVVEDHPLLSRIEQALDGIRPYLAADGGNVRVLDITDDMVLRLELLGACGTCPMSPMTLKAGVEESVKKAVPEIRSVEAINVTPMQGQPAGQPGHPLPPTPVPTPEF